GGTCCTGGCGCTCGGCGACGCGGTCCGGTCCCGCCGCGGCTGGCAGGAGGAGCTCGACCGGCGGCTGCGGCTGGCCGGGCAGGAGCGGGAGACCGAGGCGCAGCGTCGGGTCGCCGACGAGCGGGTGCGGATCGCCCGCGACGTGCACGATCTGCTCGGCCACGCGGTCGCCATCGTCACCCTGCACGCGGCGGTCGCCGCCGAGTCCCTGGACGACGACCCGCAGGCCGCCCGCCGGTCGCTGGAGACCATCCGCAGCGTCAGCCGGGAGGTGCTGCACGACCTGGGCGACACCGTCGGCCTGCTGCGAGGTGACGCCCCGACCAGTGTGGAGCCGGCGCCCGGGTCGTCCGGCGTCGCCGACCTGGTCGCCGCGACGGCCTCGACCGGGCTCGACGTCCGGCTCGTGGTGCGCGGCCCCGAGCAACCGCTGCCCAGGGCCGTCGAGGCGACCGTGCACCGGCTGGTGCAGGAGGCGCTGACCAACGTGCTGCGGCACGCGCACGCCCGGACGGCGACCGTCACCCTCGAGCACGGGGCCGCCGACCTCACCGTGACGGTGACCGACGACGGGGCCGGCGAGCCCGCGACCACCGCCCCCGGCCACGGCCTGCAGGGGATGCGGGAGCGGGTGGCGCTGCTCGGTGGCCGGCTCTCGGCGGGCAACCGGGACGGCGGCGGCTTCACGGTCACCGCGGTGCTGCCGGTCGCGGTCGACCGGGTGGGCGCGCCGGCGTGATCCGGGTGCTGGTGGTCGACGACCAGCCGCTGGTGCGCGCCGGCATCCGTGCAGTACTCGACCGGGCCGGCGACGTCGCGGTGGTCGGCGAGGCCGGCGACGGGCGGGCGGCGCTGGACCGGCTGCGCATCGCCCGGGACGTCGACGTGGTGCTGATGGACCTGCGGATGCCGGTGTTGGACGGCATCGAGACGACCCGGCGGATCGTCGCCGACCCGCAGCTGGAGGCGGTCGCGGTCGTGGCCCTGACCACCTTCGACGACGAGGAGCTGGTCCTGGGCGCGCTGCGGGCCGGGGCGAGCGGCTTCCTGCTCAAGGACGCCGAGCCGGACGAACTGCGCCGCGGCGTGCGGGCCGCAGCCGCCGGCGAGGCCGTCCTCTCCCCCGCCGTCACTCGCGGCGTGGTCCGGGCGGCGGTGACCGCCGTCGCCGCGCAGACCCCGGTCGCGCCGGAGGAGCTGCAGCAGCTGACCGCCCGGGAGCGCGAGGTGCTGGCCGCGGTCGGCGAGGGGCTGTCCAACGAGGAGATCGCCCGAGCGCTGGTGATCAGCCCGGCGACGGCGCGCACCCACGTCGGCCGGGTGCTCAGCAAGCTGGGCGCGCGCGACCGGGCGCAGCTCGCCGCGCTCGCCTGGCGAACCGGTCTCCTGCCGCGCGCCTGACGCCGCTGAGTACAGCCACTGCAAGCTGGGCGGTACCGCCCTGGGCCAGCACGCGGACGGCGCGTGGCCCGGTCCACAGATGACCGCCGGCCCGTCAGCGCCTGCGCTTCTTGGCGATGTGGCGGCGCTGGGCGACCGAGAACGTGACCAGCGCCAGCACGACCAGTGCCGCGATGATGAGAACCAGGGACAGCCAGTCGTCCATGGGACGCCTCCTCCATCGGGTGCCCCGAGCATCCCAGCGGACCGCCCACGACGGGGCTCGCTCGCCGTCGGCATCGCGCAACGGCCCCACCCCCTCGGCGAAGGGGTCGCACGGAGCCGCGGCGTCCGGCGGCACACCGCTGGTTACAGCGGCTGTAATGTCGGCCCGTCCGACCGGCCCGCCAGCGGGCGGTCAGCCGCGCGGCAGGACGGCGTCGATCAGGTGCGGCCCGGGCTCGGCCAGCGCCGCCCGGAACTGCTCGGCCAGCTCCTCGGCCGTCGTCGCCCGGGTGGCCGGCACGCCCATCCCGGTGGCCAGCGCCACGAAGTCCAGCGCCGGCCCGCCGAGGTCCAGCAGCTTCCCGGCCCGCTCTCCCCCGCCGGCCGCGCCCACGTTCGCCAGCTCGCTGGCGAGGATCGCGTAGGCGCTGTTGTCGCAGATGACCGTGGTGACGTCGAGCTGCTCGCGGGCCTGGGTCCACAGCGCCTGGATCGTGTACATCGCGCTGCCGTCGGCCTGCAGCGAGATGACCGGTCGGTCCGGGCAGGCCACCGCGGCGCCGACCGCCACCGGCATCCCCTGCCCGATGGCCCCGCCGGTGAGCGTCAGCCAGTCGTGCGCCGGCGCCCCGACCGTCGCCAGGGGCAGGAAGTACCCACTCGTCAGCGCCTCGTCGACCACGATCGCCCGCTCGGGCAGCAGCGCGCCGACCACCTCGGCGAGGGCCTTGATGTCCAGCTCCCCGGTGGGCAGCTCCGGACGGCGGGCCTCGGCCAGCTGCGGGGTGGCGTCCGGTGCGGCCAGCTCGGCCAGCGCCTGCAGCGCCGCGACGACGTCCTCCCCCGGTTCGGCGAGCACGTGCACGGTGCAGCCGTCGGGCACCAGCCGGCCGTCCATCCCGGGGTAGCCGAAGAACGCCACCGGCTCCCTCGCGCCGACCAGCACCAGGTGCTCCACGCCGTCCAGCTGCTTGCGCGCGCCGTCGGGCGGATAGGGCAGCTTGAGCACGTCGGGCACCCCGGCGCCGCGCTGCATCCGCGCGGGGGAACGCTGGGACAGCAGCCGGGTGCCGGTGCCGGCGGCGACCTGGGCCGCCGCCCGGAGCCCGGGCTCGAGCACCGCGTCACCGCCGAGGAAGAGCATCGTCGAACCGCCGAGCAGACCGGCCACCTCCTCGACCACCGCGGCCGGCACCTGCGGGGCCGGGCGCCGGGCCGGGACGGCGGCCACGCGTGCACCGTCGCTCCACGAGACGTCGGCGGGGAGCACCAGGCTGGCCACCTGACCGCGGGCGGCGGCGGCGACCGCGTCGGCGGTGTCCGCGCCGACCTCGCTCGTCGCCAGCGACCGGCGCACCCACCCCGACACGGCGCCGGCGAGGGCGTCGATGTCGGACTCCAGCGGCGCGTCCAGCCGCTTGTGGGTCAGCGCGTGGTCACCGATGACGTTGACCAGCGGCGTCCCGGCCCGGCGGGCGTTGTGCAGGTTGGCGATGCCGTTGCCCAGCCCCGGGCCCAGGTGCAGCAGCGTGGCCGCCGGCGATCCGGTCATCCGGGCGTACCCGTCGGCGGCGCCGGTGGCGACCCCCTCGAACAGGGTGAGCACCGCCCGCATCTCCGGGACGTCGTCCAGGGCCGCCACGAAGTGCATCTCCGAGGTGCCGGGGTTGGCGAAGCAGACGTCCACCCCGCCGTCGACCAGGGTGCGGATCACTGCCTGCGCGCCGTTCACGTCGACCTCCCGACCGTGGCCGCACTCCGGCGGGCGACCTCCCCGGCAGCCTCGCACGAGGGCTGCCGGGAGGCGATCCGACTGCGGCAGGATCGCCGGCGTGGCCGCTGACGACCTGGTCCCGGAGGTGCGCGCCGCGCTGCGGGCGGCGGCCGACCCGGCGCGCGGCCGCGGCATGCAGGCCTACCTGAAGACGGCGGAGCCCTGCCTCGGGGTGCGGCTGCCGGAGGTCCGCCGGATCGTCCGCGCCGCCGCGGAGAAGGCCCCACCGGACGTCGAGAGCGCGGCCGGCCGGCTGTGGCGGGAGGCGTCCGCCCGGGAGGAGCGGCACGCCGCCCTCGCGCTCACCGGCCTGCCCGTGGCCCGCGGTGACCTCTCGTTGCTGCCGCTGTACCGGGAGATGATCACCACCGGCGCGTGGTGGGACCTGGTCGACGGCGTCCAGCCCCGGGTCCGCGACCTGCTGCTCGCCCACCCCGCGCAGCTGCGCCCGGTGCTGCAGGGGTGGGCCCGGAGCCCGGACCGGTGGCTGCGGCGCAGCGCCGTCATCGCCCAGCTCGGGGCCAGGGAACGCACCGACACCGCACTGCTGGCCGAGGTGGTCGAGGTCAACGCCGCCGACCCGGAGGTCTTCGTCCGCAAGGCGATCGGCTGGGCGCTGCGCGAGCACACCAAGACCGACCCCGACTGGGTGCGCCGCTTCCTGGCCGAGCACGAGCTCAGCCCGCTCTCCCGCCGGGAGGCGGCCAGGCACCTGCCTTCCTGACCACGGAGGTGCCCCCGCGGCGGGGGCGGCAGTGGCGGACCCTAGAAGGTGAGGACCAGCCGGCCCCGCACGCCCCCGGCCTCGAGCCGGCGGTGCGCCTCCGCGGCCTGCGCCGCCGGGAGGGTCTGCGCCACCCGCAGGGTGATCTCGCCCTTCTCCACCTGCTCGCGCAGCCGGTCCAGCTTCGCGTGCTCCTCGGCGTAGTCGCGGACCATCACCGGGGAGACGCGCAGGCCCCGCTGCCCGTCGCCGCGGTAGCCGCGCACCGTCGCGACGGCCCCGCCGTCCTTGACCGCGGGCAGCACGGCGGCGTCCTGCACCGAGCCGTCGGCCAACCCGTCGACCCCGTCGGGGAACTGCTCGCGGATCCGGTCGGCGACGTCCTCACCCCGCCGGACGACGACGTCGGCACCGAGGTCGCGCACCAGCTGCTCGTCCTCGGCCTTCGCGTCAGCCACGACGGTCAGCCCCTCGCTCTTCGCCAGCTGGACGACGTAGCCACCGAACGCCCCGGCCGCACCGGTGACCGCCAGCACCTGGCCCGGCTGCAGCGCCATCCGGTCCAGCGCCAGCCGGGCGGTGAGACCGTTCATCGGCAGCGTGGCCGCGGCCGCATCGCCGACGCCGTCGGGCACCCGGGCGATGGAGCCGGCGGGCAGCACGATGTCCTCCCGGTAGCCGCCGTGCGCACCGGTCGGGACGACGATGCCCATCACGTGCTCGCCGGCGTGGATGTCGGTGTCGGCGCCGTCGCCGATCTCGGCCAGCACCCCGGCGACGTCCATGCCCGGCACGTAGGGGAACTCCTTGACCGGGTCACGCTGGGCGTAGGTGCCGTTGCGGGCGTAGGTGTCGGTCGGGTTGACCGCGGCCGCCGTCACCCGCACGCGCACCTGCCCGGGGCCCAGCGGCTCCCGCGGCACGTCGACCAGGCGCAGGGCCTCCGGACCACCGAACTCCGTCACTCCTGCAGCTCTCATCTCCGACCGCTACCCGCGGGACGGCGCGGGCCACACCCCGGGTGCACGAGCGACGACTCACAGCTGGCGCGCAGTCCGGGCTGGGCGGGCCTGCAGCCAGCCCGCCGACGGTCGTCCCATGCCACCGCATCCCCTGGGTACCGCCGAAGCGTCCGGCGACGCCGCACCGTTGCGCCCGGTGATCGACGTCGTCGTCCCGGTCCACAACGAGGAGACCGACCTGGAGCCGTGCTTGCGCCGGCTGCACCACCACCTCACCACCGAGCTCCCCTACCCGTTCCGGATCACCGTCGCGGAGAACGCCAGCACCGACGGCACGGTCGCCGTGGCCCGCCGGGTCGCCGCCGAGCTGCCCGGCATCGAGGTGCGGATGCTGCCCGAACCCGGGCGCGGCCGCGCCCTGCGCACCGCCTGGCTCGCCTCGGACGCGCTCGTGCTGGTCTACATGGACGTCGACCTGTCCACCGACCTCGCCGCACTCCTGCCGCTGGTCGCCCCCCTGATCAGCGGCCACTCCGATCTGGCCATCGGCACCCGCCTGGCGGCGTCCTCCCGGGTGGTGCGCGGCGCCAAACGCGAGCTGATCTCCCGCGGCTACAACCTGCTGCTGCGCGGGGCGCTGGCCACCCGGCTGTCCGACGCCCAGTGCGGGTTCAAGGCCATCCGGGCCGACGTCGCCACCCGGCTGCTGCCGCTGGTGGAGGACACCGGCTGGTTCTTCGACACCGAACTGCTGGTGCTGGCCGAGCGCAGCGGCCTGCGGATCCACGAGGTGCCCGTCGACTGGGTCGACGACCCGGACAGCCGGGTGGACATCGTGGCGACGGCGAAGGCCGACCTGGCCGGGATCGCCCGGATGCTGCGCGCGTTCACCAGCGGCCGGCTGCCGGTCGCCGAACTCCGCGCCCAGCTCGGCCGGGGCCCGCTGGCCGACCCGGTGCCCGGGGTGCCGGCCGGGCTGGTCGGTCAGCTGGTCCGGTTCGCCACCATCGGCGTGCTGTCGACGCTGTCGTACCTGGTGCTGTTCGTGCTGCTGCGCACCGTCGCCGGCGCGCAGGCGGCCAACCTGGTCGCACTGCTGCTCACCGCGATGGCGAACACCGCAGCGAACCGGCGGATCACCTTCGGCATCCGCGGCGGCCCCGGTGCCGGTCGCGCCCAGCTGCAGGGCCTGGTCGTCCTCGGCCTGGGCCTGGCGCTGACCAGCGGCACCCTGGCCGTCCTGCACGCGGTCGCCCCGGTCCCGGCCCGCGGCACCGAGGTGCTGCTGCTGGTGGTGGCCAACGCCCTCGCGACGCTGCTGCGCTTCCTCCTCCTCCGCGGCTGGGTCTTCCGCGTCCCCGCGCCCGACGCTCCCCCCACCGACCCCGCCGTCCCGGCCACCGACCCCGCCGTCCCGGCGATGGAGACCACCCGATGAGCACCGACACCTCCCACGCGCCGGCCTACGGCGCCCCGGCCTGGACCCCGCCGGGCGCCACCGCCACCGCGCCGCCCGCCCGGTCGGCGCCCGGCCGGGCCGGCCGGCTGCTGCGCGGCCGCCTCGAGGACCCCTCCTGGGTGCGCCCGGCCCTGCTCGGCCTGCTGGCCGCCACCGGCCTGCTCTACCTGTGGGACCTGGCCGCCTCCGGCTGGGCCAACGCCTTCTACGCGGCTGCGGTGCAGGCCGGCTCGGAGAGCTGGGTCGCGTTCTTCTACGGCTCCTCGGACGCGGCCAACTCGATCACCGTGGACAAGCCACCGGCCTCGCTGTGGGTCATGGAGCTCGCCGTCCGCGTCTTCGGGCTGAACTCCTGGTCGCTGCTGGTGCCGCAGGCGCTGATGGGCGTGGCCACCGTCGGCGTGGTGTACCTGGCGGTGCGCCGGGTCGTCGGCCCCGGCGCCGGGCTGCTCGCCGGGGCCGCGATGGCGCTGACCCCGGTGGCGGTGCTGATGTTCCGCTTCGACAACCCCGACGCGCTGCTCGTGCTGCTGATGACGCTCGCCGCCTACGCCACCACCCGGGCGCTGGAGCGGGCCAGCGTGCGCTGGATGGTCGGCGTCGGCGTGCTGATCGGCTTCGCCTTCCTGACCAAGACGCTGCAGGCGATGCTGGTCGTCCCCGGCTTCGCGCTGGTCTACCTGGTCGCCGCGCCGACCACGGCGGCCAGGCGCTTCGGCCACGTGCTGGCCGCCGGCGCGGCGATGCTCGTGGCCGGCGGCTGGTGGGTCGCGGTCGTCGAGTTGGTGCCCGAGTCGTGGCGGCCCTACGTCGGGGGCTCCCAGACCGACTCCACCTGGGAGCTGATCTGGGGCTACAACGGCCTGGGCAGGCTCACCGGCGACGAGACCGGCAGCGTCGGTGGCGGCGGTGGTGGCACCGGCGGCAACTGGGGCGACACCGGCCTCGGCCGGCTGGTGGACGCCGAGATCGGCGGTCAGGTGGCCTGGTTGCTGCCCGCGTCGCTGGCCCTGCTGATCGCCGGCCTCGTGGCCGTCGGTCGCGCGCCGCGCACCGACGTCCGCCGTGCCGCGCTGCTCACCTGGGGCAGCTGGCTGCTGGTCACCGGCGCGACCTTCAGCTTCATGGCCGGGATCTTCCACGCCTACTACACCGTCGCCCTGGCCCCGGCGATCGCCGCGCTGGTCGGCATCGGTGGTGGGTTGCTCTGGCAGCGCCGCGGAACCGCCTGGGCACGGATCGTGCTGGCCCTCACGTTGGCCGGCACCGCGGTGTGGTCGTTCGTGCTGCTCACCCGGTCGGCGGACTTCCTGCCGTGGCTGCGCTGGGTCGTGCTGGTCGCTGGGCTGCTCGCTGCGGTCGGGCTGCTGGTCGTACACGGCGTGGGCCGGCCGGTCGCGGCCACGGTGCTCGCCGTCGCCGTCTTCGCCTCCCTCGGTGGCCCGGCCGCCTACGCCGTGCAGACCGCCGGCACCGCGCACACCGGCTCCATCCCGACTGCGGGGCCGACGGTCAGCGGGGGCAGCGGCTTCGGCGGCGGGCCCGGTGGCGGCGGCTTCCCCGGTGGTGGCCAGGCAGGCACCCCGCCCACCGGCGGCGGGCAGTTCGGCACCCCACCCGGCGGCACCACGGGCGGGACGATGGGCGGGACGATGGGCACCCCGCCCGGCGGGACCCGCGGTGGCACGGCCGCCGGGGGCACGGACGGCGGCGGCTCCGGTGGTGGCATGGGTGCTGGTGGCATGGGTGGCCTGCTGAA
The Modestobacter marinus DNA segment above includes these coding regions:
- a CDS encoding sensor histidine kinase; the protein is MSWRPGRIDVVLVLASVLPAWAALAGHLEHEARPPDPLAFTLVAVVGLPMLVARRAPVPALGLSIALLFGYYWTGYAAVGLVLPLAPALFVVAQAGRVRLGAVVGSTLLVLSTAFRLLGGERDQEPGVVIGYDGVLSLALLAAVLALGDAVRSRRGWQEELDRRLRLAGQERETEAQRRVADERVRIARDVHDLLGHAVAIVTLHAAVAAESLDDDPQAARRSLETIRSVSREVLHDLGDTVGLLRGDAPTSVEPAPGSSGVADLVAATASTGLDVRLVVRGPEQPLPRAVEATVHRLVQEALTNVLRHAHARTATVTLEHGAADLTVTVTDDGAGEPATTAPGHGLQGMRERVALLGGRLSAGNRDGGGFTVTAVLPVAVDRVGAPA
- a CDS encoding response regulator yields the protein MIRVLVVDDQPLVRAGIRAVLDRAGDVAVVGEAGDGRAALDRLRIARDVDVVLMDLRMPVLDGIETTRRIVADPQLEAVAVVALTTFDDEELVLGALRAGASGFLLKDAEPDELRRGVRAAAAGEAVLSPAVTRGVVRAAVTAVAAQTPVAPEELQQLTAREREVLAAVGEGLSNEEIARALVISPATARTHVGRVLSKLGARDRAQLAALAWRTGLLPRA
- a CDS encoding acetolactate synthase large subunit, with the protein product MNGAQAVIRTLVDGGVDVCFANPGTSEMHFVAALDDVPEMRAVLTLFEGVATGAADGYARMTGSPAATLLHLGPGLGNGIANLHNARRAGTPLVNVIGDHALTHKRLDAPLESDIDALAGAVSGWVRRSLATSEVGADTADAVAAAARGQVASLVLPADVSWSDGARVAAVPARRPAPQVPAAVVEEVAGLLGGSTMLFLGGDAVLEPGLRAAAQVAAGTGTRLLSQRSPARMQRGAGVPDVLKLPYPPDGARKQLDGVEHLVLVGAREPVAFFGYPGMDGRLVPDGCTVHVLAEPGEDVVAALQALAELAAPDATPQLAEARRPELPTGELDIKALAEVVGALLPERAIVVDEALTSGYFLPLATVGAPAHDWLTLTGGAIGQGMPVAVGAAVACPDRPVISLQADGSAMYTIQALWTQAREQLDVTTVICDNSAYAILASELANVGAAGGGERAGKLLDLGGPALDFVALATGMGVPATRATTAEELAEQFRAALAEPGPHLIDAVLPRG
- a CDS encoding DNA alkylation repair protein, coding for MAADDLVPEVRAALRAAADPARGRGMQAYLKTAEPCLGVRLPEVRRIVRAAAEKAPPDVESAAGRLWREASAREERHAALALTGLPVARGDLSLLPLYREMITTGAWWDLVDGVQPRVRDLLLAHPAQLRPVLQGWARSPDRWLRRSAVIAQLGARERTDTALLAEVVEVNAADPEVFVRKAIGWALREHTKTDPDWVRRFLAEHELSPLSRREAARHLPS
- a CDS encoding quinone oxidoreductase family protein; this translates as MRAAGVTEFGGPEALRLVDVPREPLGPGQVRVRVTAAAVNPTDTYARNGTYAQRDPVKEFPYVPGMDVAGVLAEIGDGADTDIHAGEHVMGIVVPTGAHGGYREDIVLPAGSIARVPDGVGDAAAATLPMNGLTARLALDRMALQPGQVLAVTGAAGAFGGYVVQLAKSEGLTVVADAKAEDEQLVRDLGADVVVRRGEDVADRIREQFPDGVDGLADGSVQDAAVLPAVKDGGAVATVRGYRGDGQRGLRVSPVMVRDYAEEHAKLDRLREQVEKGEITLRVAQTLPAAQAAEAHRRLEAGGVRGRLVLTF
- a CDS encoding glycosyltransferase, with amino-acid sequence MPPHPLGTAEASGDAAPLRPVIDVVVPVHNEETDLEPCLRRLHHHLTTELPYPFRITVAENASTDGTVAVARRVAAELPGIEVRMLPEPGRGRALRTAWLASDALVLVYMDVDLSTDLAALLPLVAPLISGHSDLAIGTRLAASSRVVRGAKRELISRGYNLLLRGALATRLSDAQCGFKAIRADVATRLLPLVEDTGWFFDTELLVLAERSGLRIHEVPVDWVDDPDSRVDIVATAKADLAGIARMLRAFTSGRLPVAELRAQLGRGPLADPVPGVPAGLVGQLVRFATIGVLSTLSYLVLFVLLRTVAGAQAANLVALLLTAMANTAANRRITFGIRGGPGAGRAQLQGLVVLGLGLALTSGTLAVLHAVAPVPARGTEVLLLVVANALATLLRFLLLRGWVFRVPAPDAPPTDPAVPATDPAVPAMETTR
- a CDS encoding ArnT family glycosyltransferase, whose product is MSTDTSHAPAYGAPAWTPPGATATAPPARSAPGRAGRLLRGRLEDPSWVRPALLGLLAATGLLYLWDLAASGWANAFYAAAVQAGSESWVAFFYGSSDAANSITVDKPPASLWVMELAVRVFGLNSWSLLVPQALMGVATVGVVYLAVRRVVGPGAGLLAGAAMALTPVAVLMFRFDNPDALLVLLMTLAAYATTRALERASVRWMVGVGVLIGFAFLTKTLQAMLVVPGFALVYLVAAPTTAARRFGHVLAAGAAMLVAGGWWVAVVELVPESWRPYVGGSQTDSTWELIWGYNGLGRLTGDETGSVGGGGGGTGGNWGDTGLGRLVDAEIGGQVAWLLPASLALLIAGLVAVGRAPRTDVRRAALLTWGSWLLVTGATFSFMAGIFHAYYTVALAPAIAALVGIGGGLLWQRRGTAWARIVLALTLAGTAVWSFVLLTRSADFLPWLRWVVLVAGLLAAVGLLVVHGVGRPVAATVLAVAVFASLGGPAAYAVQTAGTAHTGSIPTAGPTVSGGSGFGGGPGGGGFPGGGQAGTPPTGGGQFGTPPGGTTGGTMGGTMGTPPGGTRGGTAAGGTDGGGSGGGMGAGGMGGLLNATDASDEVVAALLADADDYTWVAAAVGSNNAAGYQLATEEPVMPIGGFNGSDPSPTLAEFQQYVADGEVHWFIGGGTGMSSDSGSSASAEIAAWVADNYTAQTIDGVTMYDLSGAAG